Genomic DNA from Oscillospiraceae bacterium:
TCGGCGGCGATTTGGGATTCTCATCGATTATGATGCTGATTATGGCCATCGCTATGGAACAGGAATTCGACATCGAAATCACACAAATGGAGGGAAATGCATTTGTCACGGTCGGTGACGTGTGCAATTTTATCGAGGAAAAGCTGGCGGAAAAATGAGCGTTTGGAAAGCAAAACAACCCGAAATCGGTGATCAGATTCGGGTGGGGCGACAATATTATTTTCATCACGGGATTTATGTCGGCAACGCTGAGGTTGTACACTTCTGTGCCGAAAACGGTGATGGGGTGAACGACCCAATGTCGGTGAAAGTCCGAAAAACCGGGTTGCCGCAGTTTTTGCTGGGCGGTTTTTTGGAGGTCCGGGAATATTCGCTTGCCGAGAAACGACAGCGCAGAAAACCGGAGGAGATCGTTAAAACGGCGCTTGCGCGTCTCGGAGAAGGCGGATACGACGCGTTGAAAAACAACTGCGAGGATTTTTCAAACGAGTGCGCGTTCGGCAAACGTATGCCGTCACAGGTGGACGAATTCCGAAAAAAGATCGGCGAATTGATAAAGTAGTTTTATAAGTATAGAGAAGACAAAACACGGACGGTGCGCACCGTCCGTGTTTGTTTTGGGAGAGAATATGTCTGACAGATTTTCTTTAACGGCTGACAGAATCAGTCGTTATAACCCCGTCGTTTCACGCCGGGGAAATCGTGTCGGAGCCTACCTGTTGCAGCTGCAGCCGGTCGGGGCTACATTGTTGTTGTTTTCGCTCATGCGCGGGGGGAAGAATTGATCGGTCGGGAACTGGATCTTGTAGAACAGTTCGCAGGGGTCTTCATCGGAGCCGACGCATTCCTTCAGCGGGACGCCGAAGCCGCAGGCCGGAACGACCAGGGAGACTTTACGGGAAATGCTGACGATTGAGAACAAACCGATGGTGGCAAGCACGACTCTGCGTGGGTCGCAGACATTGAAGTTACCTTCAAATCTTTCGGCGATGGGAGCCGGAATATTGGCACCGAAGCGGTTGAGATGATGGGGGCAGTCGCAGATGTCCAGCAAACGCGCTGAGAGCGCGATCGGCTGTACCGTTTCGACCGTGGCCTTGGGCATATTGGTGCTGAAGGTCGTGCAGTCGTTGCAGCAGCCGGAATACTGGGATGTAAAGATCATGGAGTCACCCTCTGAGCCGTAAAGGATGACTTTTTTGTTGTAGATGGCCAGGCCTTCAACACACTGGCCGTGGTCGCCCATGCAGGTGAAGCATTCGAACCAGCAATGGAAGAAGAAGGTGATGTCGACGGCGTAGAATCCGCAGTTATACGGAATCGGCTCGACGTTCACAATGACGTTGACGATCTCGCACTTCTTGAACTTGCAGGCGATGGCATTGTCGATGATATTCTGGCTGCAGTTTGTGAAACAAACCGGAAGATCTTCCAGACAATCCTTGTCATAGCAGGAATCGTATATCCTGTCAACGCTGCAATTCACAACCTCCCGGAAAGAGCCGGTCGACGGATTGCATCCGTTTCGCTCGTTCATAATAATTATGTCCTCCGTTTCAGGTTGCGGCTATACATAGCCGCTCAACCTCATTATATGAGAGGCGGGCATTTGTGTGATGTGTTGACAGGTTTTTTTGCAGGTGGTAAAATGAATTCCGGCTTACATGTGTATTTCTTTTAAGGGAGTGCTTGAATGGATATTCTTGAAAAATGCTATCACGATAAAACAATGGCGAGTCAGGCCAAGGAGATGGGGCTTTACCCGTATTTCCACGAGCTGCAGACCCGGCAGGACGTTGAAGTCGTCATGGAGGGGAAACGCCGGATTATGCTCGGTTCCAACAACTATCTGGGTCTGACGGTGCATCCCGAAGTGATTGAAGCGGGCGTGAAAGCGCTTGAACAATATGGCAGCGGTTGTTCCGGTTCCCGGTTTCTGAACGGGACACTGGCGCTGCATATACAGTTGGAAAAAGAACTGGCTGCGTTTCTGGGCAAAGAGGCCGTGATGACCTTTTCGACCGGTTTCCAGACCAATCTGGGCATTATCAGTGCCATTGCCGGCCGTGAGGACTATATCTTATGCGATCGCGAAAATCATGCCAGCATTTACGACGGGTGCCGGCTTTCGTATGCGCAGATGGTGCGTTACCGCCACAGCGATATGGCCGACCTGGAGAAAAAACTCTCGGAGATCGATGAAAAATACGGAAAACTGATTGTCACCGACGGCGTATTCAGCATGGGCGGCGACATTTGCAAGCTGCCCGAGATCGTGGCGCTGGCCGAAAAATACGGCGCGCGTGTGATGGTCGATGACGCCCACGGACTCGGCGTTTTGGGCGAACGCGGGGGCGGCACCGCCGAACATTTCGGACTGACCGACAAGGTCGACATTATTATGGGCACATTCAGCAAATCGCTGGCATCGCTGGGCGGGTATATGGCCGCCGATGCCGCCGTGATCGAGCATACGCGGCACTGTTCCAGACCGTTTATTTTCTGCGCTTCGATTCCGCCGGCCAACTGTGCCACGGCACTGAAAGCGCTTGAAATTCTGCGTGAGCATCCCGAACGGGTGGCGCGTCTGCGTGAAATTGCGGGATATGTCCGGGCGGGGATGGATAAACGCGGCATCGAATACCGCTGCACCGACCTGACGCCGATTGTTCCGCTGCCGACCGGTGACGCACTCAAGACGCTGACCCGCGCCAAAGATCTGTATGAAGCGGGTGTCTACGTCAATCCGGTGCTGCCGCCGGCGACCGGTCCGACCGATTGCCTGCTGCGCACCAG
This window encodes:
- a CDS encoding phosphopantetheine-binding protein, coding for MVFARLKQLIGKVMKDHSIDLDAVTYETTLGGDLGFSSIMMLIMAIAMEQEFDIEITQMEGNAFVTVGDVCNFIEEKLAEK
- a CDS encoding lecithin retinol acyltransferase family protein, whose amino-acid sequence is MSVWKAKQPEIGDQIRVGRQYYFHHGIYVGNAEVVHFCAENGDGVNDPMSVKVRKTGLPQFLLGGFLEVREYSLAEKRQRRKPEEIVKTALARLGEGGYDALKNNCEDFSNECAFGKRMPSQVDEFRKKIGELIK
- a CDS encoding aminotransferase class I/II-fold pyridoxal phosphate-dependent enzyme, encoding MDILEKCYHDKTMASQAKEMGLYPYFHELQTRQDVEVVMEGKRRIMLGSNNYLGLTVHPEVIEAGVKALEQYGSGCSGSRFLNGTLALHIQLEKELAAFLGKEAVMTFSTGFQTNLGIISAIAGREDYILCDRENHASIYDGCRLSYAQMVRYRHSDMADLEKKLSEIDEKYGKLIVTDGVFSMGGDICKLPEIVALAEKYGARVMVDDAHGLGVLGERGGGTAEHFGLTDKVDIIMGTFSKSLASLGGYMAADAAVIEHTRHCSRPFIFCASIPPANCATALKALEILREHPERVARLREIAGYVRAGMDKRGIEYRCTDLTPIVPLPTGDALKTLTRAKDLYEAGVYVNPVLPPATGPTDCLLRTSYMATHTDALLDEAMDIMKKVIETEEKN